The Coffea arabica cultivar ET-39 chromosome 4e, Coffea Arabica ET-39 HiFi, whole genome shotgun sequence genome includes a window with the following:
- the LOC113741041 gene encoding uncharacterized protein At3g28850-like: MVSGTPTAVKKRNSQDSVSILENFEEKCPPGGENAVVLYTTTLRGIRKTFEDCNTARSVIESHQVQMFKHDVSMHSGFKDELRGLMGTKEVKVPLVFVKGRLIGGADETVKLEEDGKLGTVFSGIPKAVAICNGCAVVRFVMCIGCNGSCKVLDEKGKKTVKCKECNKNGLIQCPFC; this comes from the coding sequence ATGGTTTCAGGAACGCCCACCGCGGTAAAGAAGAGGAATTCCCAAGACTCGGTGTCTATTCTCGAAAATTTCGAGGAAAAATGCCCCCCGGGTGGTGAAAATGCGGTGGTCCTCTATACGACCACGCTGAGGGGTATAAGGAAGACATTTGAGGATTGCAACACAGCCAGATCAGTGATCGAGTCGCATCAGGTTCAGATGTTTAAGCATGATGTATCGATGCATTCAGGATTCAAGGATGAATTGAGGGGATTAATGGGCACAAAAGAAGTGAAGGTTCCCTTGGTTTTTGTCAAGGGAAGATTGATTGGTGGGGCTGACGAGACAGTGAAGTTGGAGGAAGATGGTAAGTTAGGCACTGTTTTCAGCGGGATCCCGAAGGCAGTTGCTATCTGCAATGGGTGCGCAGTGGTCAGGTTTGTAATGTGCATAGGTTGCAATGGTAGTTGCAAAGTGTTGGATGAGAAAGGGAAGAAGACTGTCAAGTGCAAGGAGTGCAATAAGAATGGGTTGATTCAATGTCCCTTctgctaa